A window from Engraulis encrasicolus isolate BLACKSEA-1 chromosome 11, IST_EnEncr_1.0, whole genome shotgun sequence encodes these proteins:
- the LOC134459001 gene encoding vimentin-like → MRGSSYNKTLSVVRSGTSYSRGRTGYQGGVSAVEVGTELHKQHANEKEEMQELNVRFAGYIDKVQSLETRNAQLQAELATLQERFKGGFGGLGDEYELKFKEMRGLIEALTAEKGAADIERGYFEQEAEVWRLKIEEELALKDEAEAILREFRQDVDNATQQKAELESRVEQLVAEIELLKKLHDEEVADLMQQIEDSKVTVEQDSERPDLADYLRNMRAEMEAVAARNAQEAEKWYKSKFDTLKEKAGQHEEQVKTMKAEIGSYHSQVTDLQSQIDGMRARNAALQQQLDTMDSTHLDKAAALESVIAQLEAQLCETKMEMSKYMGDYQELLNIKLKLDAEIATYRKLLESEEMRLGV, encoded by the exons ATGAGAGGCTCCTCGTACAACAAGACCCTTTCCGTTGTCCGCAGCGGAACCTCCTACAGCCGTGGCCGTACTGGCTACCAGGGTGGTGTCTCTGCCGTTGAGGTCGGCACTGAGCTCCACAAGCAGCACGCCAATGAGAAGGAAGAGATGCAGGAGCTCAATGTGCGCTTCGCCGGCTACATCGACAAGGTCCAGTCCCTGGAAACGAGAAACGCCCAGCTGCAAGCAGAGCTGGCCACCCTGCAGGAACGCTTCAAGGGGGGATTCGGCGGGCTCGGAGACGAGTATGAGCTCAAGTTCAAGGAGATGAGGGGCCTGATTGAGGCCCTGACCGCAGAGAAGGGCGCCGCTGACATCGAGAGGGGATACTTTGAGCAGGAGGCCGAGGTGTGGAGGCTGAAGATCGAGGAAGAGCTCGCCCTCAAAG ACGAAGCTGAGGCGATCCTGCGTGAGTTCCGCCAGGACGTGGACAACGCCACGCAGCAGAAGGCTGAGCTGGAGAGCCGTGTGGAGCAGCTGGTGGCCGAAATCGAGCTCCTCAAGAAGCTGCACGACGAGGAGGTGGCTGATCTGATGCAGCAGATCGAGGACTCCAAGGTGACCGTGGAGCAGGACTCTGAGCGCCCAGACCTGGCCGATTACCTGCGAAACATGCGCGCTGAGATGGAGGCGGTAGCCGCCCGCAACGCACAGGAGGCCGAGAAGTGGTACAAGAGCAAGTTCGACACGCTCAAGGAGAAGGCCGGCCAGCACGAGGAACAGGTGAAGACCATGAAGGCTGAGATCGGCTCCTACCACTCGCAGGTGACCGACCTGCAGAGCCAGATCGACGGCATGCGGGCGCGCAACGCCGctctgcagcagcagctggaCACCATGGACTCCACCCACCTGGACAAGGCAGCCGCACTGGAGTCCGTCATCGCACAGCTGGAGGCACAGCTCTGTGAGACCAAGATGGAGATGAGCAAGTACATGGGAGACTATCAGGAACTGCTGAACATCAAGCTGAAGCTGGACGCAGAGATCGCCACCTACAGGAAACTCCTGGAGAGCGAGGAGATGAGGCTGGGAGTTTG